Proteins from a genomic interval of Nocardioides jishulii:
- a CDS encoding DUF429 domain-containing protein, which yields MDLAWGERNPTGLAVLDGDGRLLAVSTVITDDEVVEALKPYTEGDCLVAIDAPLVVTNATGNRAAEAALNKDFAPFDAGAHPTNTARAEFTGRPRGARIASQLGLDMNPRSGRARRAIEVYPHPATVALFRLGRTLKYKSKSGRSLEQLRAELLVLLGLIESLQSADPRLQLDSEASDGAWRRLRTAVEVAQRKSELRLAEDQVDAVLCAYIALFATSHPERTTTYGTFEQGYIVTPTLPADLVPTRRSQGSEPELADDAELDLRSADPGTAVRRYAEQLPEVRRATADYVEIVRSMLDDAGINYLTVTGRAKTLTSFAAKAARTVDGRPVHTDPLSEILDQIGLRVITYVHSDVQAVVDVLNEQLVVHDDRDMGEETASEGRFGYASRHLHVELETDDEQTHPHLAGRVAQVQVRTVLQHAWAEFEHDIRYKGTIPDEHVPDFDRRFTLAAGLLELADREFSTIRERLTESMAEPEPSLDTSADPRITARELAAFLAGQYADAGWSRTDHYEWIGGLLLELGITSLVELGELLRSIDSDTIVERMGYRHPPTAVRRLDDALLWAHGDDYVALSANAHRVEALRTRLAKMRQES from the coding sequence ATCGACCTCGCCTGGGGAGAACGCAATCCCACCGGCCTTGCCGTCCTGGACGGTGACGGCCGGCTGCTGGCCGTCTCCACCGTCATCACCGACGACGAGGTCGTCGAGGCCCTGAAGCCCTACACCGAGGGCGACTGCCTGGTCGCCATCGACGCTCCCCTGGTCGTCACCAACGCCACCGGCAACCGCGCGGCCGAGGCGGCGCTCAACAAGGACTTCGCCCCCTTCGACGCCGGGGCCCACCCCACCAACACGGCGCGTGCCGAGTTCACCGGTCGTCCGCGCGGCGCCCGCATCGCGAGTCAGCTCGGCCTCGACATGAACCCACGCTCCGGCCGGGCCCGCCGTGCCATCGAGGTCTACCCACACCCCGCCACCGTGGCGCTCTTCCGCCTCGGCCGGACCCTGAAGTACAAGTCCAAGTCTGGGCGCAGCCTCGAGCAACTGCGCGCCGAGCTCCTCGTCCTGCTCGGCCTGATCGAGTCGCTCCAGAGCGCCGACCCGCGCCTGCAGCTCGACAGCGAGGCGTCCGACGGGGCGTGGCGCCGACTGCGTACGGCCGTCGAGGTGGCCCAGCGCAAGAGCGAGCTGCGGCTCGCGGAGGACCAGGTCGACGCCGTCCTGTGCGCCTACATCGCCCTCTTCGCCACCAGTCACCCCGAGCGGACCACGACGTACGGCACCTTCGAGCAGGGCTACATCGTCACCCCGACGCTGCCCGCCGACCTGGTACCGACCCGGCGCAGCCAGGGCAGCGAGCCGGAGCTGGCGGACGATGCCGAGCTCGACCTCCGCTCCGCGGACCCCGGCACCGCCGTACGCCGCTACGCCGAGCAGCTGCCTGAGGTGCGGCGTGCGACTGCCGACTACGTCGAGATCGTCCGGTCGATGCTCGACGACGCCGGCATCAACTACCTGACCGTGACCGGTCGGGCGAAGACACTCACCTCCTTCGCCGCGAAGGCTGCCCGCACCGTCGACGGGCGTCCGGTGCACACCGATCCGCTGAGCGAGATCCTCGACCAGATCGGCCTGCGGGTCATCACCTACGTGCACAGCGACGTGCAGGCCGTGGTCGACGTGCTCAACGAGCAGCTGGTCGTGCACGACGACCGCGACATGGGCGAGGAAACCGCCAGCGAGGGCCGCTTCGGCTACGCCAGCCGCCACCTCCACGTGGAGCTCGAGACCGACGACGAGCAGACCCACCCGCACCTGGCGGGCCGGGTGGCCCAGGTGCAGGTGCGCACCGTGCTGCAGCACGCCTGGGCCGAGTTCGAGCACGACATCCGCTACAAGGGCACCATCCCCGACGAGCACGTGCCGGACTTCGACCGTCGCTTCACCCTGGCCGCCGGCCTGCTGGAGCTCGCCGACCGCGAGTTCTCGACGATCCGTGAGCGGCTGACCGAGTCGATGGCCGAGCCCGAGCCCTCGCTGGACACCAGCGCCGACCCGCGGATCACCGCTCGCGAGCTCGCCGCCTTCCTCGCCGGGCAGTACGCCGACGCCGGCTGGTCGCGCACCGACCACTACGAGTGGATCGGCGGGCTGCTGCTCGAGCTCGGGATCACCTCGCTGGTCGAGCTCGGCGAGCTCCTGCGCTCGATCGACTCCGACACGATCGTGGAACGCATGGGCTACCGCCACCCGCCCACCGCCGTACGTCGTCTCGACGACGCACTGCTGTGGGCGCACGGTGACGACTACGTCGCGCTCAGCGCCAACGCCCACCGCGTCGAGGCCCTGCGCACCCGTCTGGCGAAGATGCGTCAGGAGTCCTGA
- a CDS encoding EamA family transporter encodes MDPLRTTLVTASAPLVWGTTYVVTTELLPPGHPLFASLVRALPAGVLAIALTRALPTGAWWWRSAVLGVLNIGVFFPLLFVAAYRLPGGVAATLGAAQPLVVAILVVIVLREPLSTWRLSWGIVGIVGVALVVLRSTATLDGMGVAAGLLSAVSMGFGVTFTKKWGRPAGVPAMALAGWQLTAGGLFVLPVTLLHEGLPTTIDTAGAAGCLWLGLIGGLATYTLWFSGIARLPVASVAALGLLSPLVAAALGALLLSQALSTVQLVGFGVALTAVVASQVAPRTLRPAPDSRHTPAAYSHAATHVGDSGRCTSSESTSPGENAIPPALPSWTVTAGCWPSPPSSPTTRSSRP; translated from the coding sequence GTGGACCCGCTGCGGACCACCTTGGTCACCGCGAGTGCGCCACTGGTGTGGGGAACGACGTACGTCGTCACGACCGAGCTGCTGCCGCCCGGACACCCCCTCTTCGCCTCGCTGGTGCGGGCACTGCCTGCCGGCGTGCTCGCCATCGCGTTGACGCGTGCGTTGCCGACAGGGGCCTGGTGGTGGAGGTCGGCGGTGCTGGGAGTGCTCAACATCGGCGTCTTCTTCCCACTGCTGTTCGTCGCGGCCTACCGCCTGCCCGGGGGTGTCGCTGCAACCCTCGGGGCGGCACAGCCGCTGGTCGTGGCGATCCTCGTCGTGATCGTCCTGCGGGAGCCGCTCTCCACGTGGCGCCTCTCCTGGGGGATCGTGGGGATCGTCGGGGTGGCCCTGGTGGTGCTGCGCTCCACCGCGACCCTTGACGGGATGGGCGTGGCCGCCGGGCTGCTGAGCGCGGTGTCGATGGGGTTCGGCGTCACCTTCACCAAGAAGTGGGGGCGGCCCGCCGGGGTCCCGGCGATGGCCCTGGCCGGGTGGCAGCTCACCGCTGGAGGGCTGTTCGTCCTCCCGGTCACGCTGCTGCACGAGGGCCTGCCCACGACCATCGACACCGCAGGAGCGGCCGGCTGTCTCTGGCTCGGCCTCATCGGCGGACTCGCGACCTACACACTGTGGTTCAGCGGCATCGCCCGCCTCCCGGTCGCGTCGGTTGCCGCCCTGGGACTCCTCTCGCCCTTGGTCGCGGCAGCGCTGGGAGCGCTCCTGCTGAGCCAGGCCCTCAGCACCGTCCAGCTGGTCGGATTCGGCGTGGCGTTGACCGCGGTGGTCGCCAGCCAGGTCGCCCCGAGAACGCTCCGGCCGGCACCCGACTCGCGTCACACACCCGCTGCGTACTCCCACGCCGCCACCCACGTGGGAGACTCTGGGCGATGTACTTCGTCGGAATCGACCTCGCCTGGGGAGAACGCAATCCCACCGGCCTTGCCGTCCTGGACGGTGACGGCCGGCTGCTGGCCGTCTCCACCGTCATCACCGACGACGAGGTCGTCGAGGCCCTGA
- a CDS encoding MarR family winged helix-turn-helix transcriptional regulator: protein MKDSVDAIVAQWAQVHPGMDVSPMAVIGRLSRLTRHVERELQAVFAQHGLQPGEFDLLATLRRADTDGAGLTAGQLAESAMVTSGAITNRLDRLLAKDLITRDTDPSSRRTIRVGLTPRGREVVDAALRDHVDNEQRLLSALTTDQRDELEGLLRVLLHDREGAG from the coding sequence GTGAAGGACAGCGTCGATGCCATCGTGGCCCAGTGGGCGCAGGTGCACCCGGGCATGGACGTCAGTCCGATGGCCGTCATCGGGAGGCTCTCCCGGCTCACGCGACACGTCGAGCGTGAGCTGCAGGCGGTCTTCGCCCAGCACGGCCTTCAGCCCGGAGAGTTCGACCTCCTCGCGACCCTGCGGCGAGCGGACACCGACGGGGCCGGCCTGACCGCGGGCCAGCTCGCCGAGAGCGCCATGGTCACGTCCGGGGCGATCACCAACCGGCTCGACCGGCTCCTGGCCAAGGACCTCATCACCCGCGACACCGACCCAAGCAGTCGCCGGACCATCCGCGTCGGCCTCACCCCGCGCGGACGGGAGGTCGTCGACGCGGCCCTGCGCGACCACGTCGACAACGAGCAACGGCTGCTCTCCGCGCTGACGACCGATCAACGCGACGAGCTCGAGGGACTGCTCCGGGTCCTCCTCCATGACCGCGAGGGCGCTGGCTGA
- a CDS encoding ABC transporter ATP-binding protein yields MTPPTPPADVIAPPAAVLADDLHVRFGDVHAVAGVSLVAPAGSSTALLGRNGAGKSTTMRVLAGVVPPTEGTVHVAGLDVAQDPLGVKRAVGYCPDVGGLVPRATPWEHIQLAATLRRMTGWEDRANHLLELFELAGVAHRLTTGFSHGMGRRLSVLLAAFHEPDVLLLDEPFDGVDPTGVEATFEVVREASERGAAVLLSTHLRELAVEACTTALVLRGGARVADMETYDLKGEEGARAYRALLD; encoded by the coding sequence GTGACGCCCCCCACCCCTCCTGCTGACGTGATCGCCCCTCCTGCTGCCGTGCTCGCCGACGACCTCCACGTCCGTTTCGGCGACGTCCACGCCGTCGCCGGGGTGAGTCTGGTCGCGCCCGCCGGCTCGTCCACCGCCCTGCTGGGGCGCAACGGCGCAGGCAAGTCGACGACGATGCGGGTGCTCGCCGGCGTGGTGCCCCCGACCGAGGGCACCGTGCACGTCGCCGGCCTGGACGTCGCGCAGGACCCGCTCGGCGTGAAGCGCGCCGTCGGCTACTGCCCGGACGTCGGTGGCCTGGTGCCGCGCGCCACCCCGTGGGAGCACATCCAGCTCGCGGCGACGCTGCGCCGCATGACCGGCTGGGAGGACCGGGCCAACCACCTGCTGGAGCTCTTCGAGCTCGCGGGCGTGGCCCACCGACTCACCACCGGCTTCTCGCACGGCATGGGACGTCGACTGTCCGTGCTGCTGGCCGCCTTCCACGAGCCGGACGTCCTGCTCCTCGACGAGCCCTTCGACGGGGTCGACCCGACCGGTGTCGAGGCCACCTTCGAAGTCGTCCGGGAGGCATCGGAACGAGGCGCGGCGGTCCTCCTCTCCACCCACCTGCGCGAGCTCGCGGTCGAGGCCTGCACGACCGCACTCGTGCTCCGGGGCGGCGCTCGCGTGGCCGACATGGAGACGTACGACCTCAAGGGCGAGGAGGGCGCACGTGCCTACCGTGCCCTCCTCGACTGA